A window of the Diospyros lotus cultivar Yz01 unplaced genomic scaffold, ASM1463336v1 superscaf1, whole genome shotgun sequence genome harbors these coding sequences:
- the LOC127792759 gene encoding cytochrome P450 78A5, whose translation MSSESCAAFDPLIGNSSSVLSAEIVLCFVLFAAVFGFWLAPGGLAWALSKARFRVAPGLAIPGPSGVPLLGLVFAFTGSFTHRVLAKLATRFEAVPLMAFSVGFTRFVISSHPDTARELLGSSAFADRPVKESAYELLFHRAMGFAPYGEYWRNLRRISATHMFSPKRIAGFGEFRRRIGLQMTAQVKDLMEKNGVVEVKRVLHFGSLNNVMMSVFGRSYEFCDNGGDGAELEGLVSEGYDLLGIFNWGDHFPLLGWLDLQGVRKRCRKLVARVNVFVGRIISEHRSKISENGGVVDESSGDFVDVLLGMENENKLSDSDMIAVLWEMIFRGTDTVAILLQWIIARMVLHPDIQAKAQAEIDTVVGKARTVCDSDLPNLPYLQAIVKETLRIHPPGPLLSWARLAIHDTHVGGHLIPAGTTAMVNMWAITHDERIWPMADKFDPERFVEEEIAIMGSDLKLAPFGSGRRVCPGKALGLATVQLWLAQLLQSFKWVAADGGVDLSEVLKLSMEMKHPLVCKAVARAA comes from the exons ATGTCGTCGGAATCCTGCGCTGCGTTTGATCCTCTGATCGGTAACTCCTCCTCGGTGCTCAGCGCCGAGATTGTCCTCTGTTTCGTTCTCTTCGCGGCAGTTTTCGGATTCTGGCTTGCACCCGGCGGCCTGGCGTGGGCTTTGTCCAAGGCCCGATTTAGGGTTGCGCCTGGGCTCGCCATTCCGGGGCCGTCCGGCGTGCCTCTTTTGGGGCTCGTGTTTGCTTTCACTGGATCTTTTACTCACCGAGTTCTCGCCAAGCTTGCGACGAGGTTCGAGGCTGTTCCGTTAATGGCGTTTTCGGTAGGGTTTACGCGGTTCGTGATCTCGAGTCATCCGGATACGGCCAGGGAGCTTCTCGGAAGCTCGGCGTTTGCCGACCGTCCGGTGAAGGAGTCGGCTTACGAGCTTCTTTTTCACCGGGCCATGGGCTTCGCGCCGTACGGCGAGTACTGGCGGAACCTGAGGCGGATATCGGCGACTCACATGTTCAGCCCGAAGCGCATCGCTGGTTTCGGCGAGTTCCGGCGGAGAATCGGACTCCAAATGACGGCTCAGGTCAAGGACTTGATGGAGAAAAACGGCGTCGTTGAGGTGAAGCGAGTTTTACATTTTGGATCGTTGAACAATGTGATGATGAGCGTTTTCGGACGGTCATACGAGTTTTGTGACAATGGCGGCGATGGCGCTGAGCTCGAGGGTTTGGTGAGCGAGGGATATGATTTGCTGGGGATATTCAACTGGGGCGACCATTTTCCGCTTCTTGGCTGGTTGGATTTGCAGGGCGTGAGAAAGAGGTGCAGAAAGCTCGTCGCGAGGGTCAATGTCTTTGTTGGAAGGATCATATCGGAACATAGGTCGAAGATCTCTGAGAATGGTGGAGTAGTCGACGAGAGTTCTGGCGATTTTGTTGATGTGTTGCTTGGAATGGAGAATGAGAACAAGCTCAGCGATTCTGACATGATAGCCGTTTTATGG GAAATGATCTTCCGGGGAACTGATACAGTTGCAATTCTTTTGCAATGGATCATTGCCAGAATGGTTTTGCACCCAGATATCCAAGCGAAGGCTCAGGCTGAAATTGATACTGTGGTTGGGAAAGCCAGAACAGTGTGTGATTCTGACCTGCCAAACCTCCCGTATCTTCAAGCTATTGTGAAGGAAACTTTGAGGATCCATCCTCCTGGTCCATTGCTGTCCTGGGCAAGGCTTGCTATCCATGACACTCATGTTGGCGGGCACCTCATTCCAGCCGGCACCACTGCCATGGTGAACATGTGGGCTATAACCCACGATGAGCGTATCTGGCCCATGGCTGACAAGTTCGATCCAGAGAGGTTCGTGGAGGAGGAGATTGCAATAATGGGGTCGGATCTGAAGTTGGCTCCGTTCGGTTCAGGAAGGAGGGTCTGCCCCGGGAAGGCCTTGGGGTTGGCCACTGTGCAGCTGTGGCTGGCTCAGCTGCTCCAGAGCTTCAAGTGGGTGGCTGCTGACGGAGGGGTGGACCTCTCCGAGGTGCTCAAGCTCTCCATGGAGATGAAGCATCCGTTGGTCTGCAAAGCTGTTGCGCGCGCTGCCTGA